One window from the genome of Mastacembelus armatus chromosome 18, fMasArm1.2, whole genome shotgun sequence encodes:
- the b3gat3 gene encoding galactosylgalactosylxylosylprotein 3-beta-glucuronosyltransferase 3, whose protein sequence is MATRMKLKLKTVFVLYFMVSLLGLVYALMQLGQRCDCTEHDRTISRLRGELHHVKEQMRKLEVTKQPQKQPAKSSLPTIFVITPTYARLVQKAELTRLSQTFLHVPQLHWIVVEDSPHKTQLVTDLLFKSGLTYTHLHMPTAKDRKLQEGDPSWLKPRGVEQRNEGLRWLREDRRAQPGGDNQQGVVYFADDDNTYSLKIFEEMRNTQRVSVWPVGLVGGMKYEKPVVEGGKVVRFHTGWRPSRPFPMDMAGFAVSLKLVLANPEACFDGEAPMGFLESSFLQGLVTMDELEPKADNCTKVLVWHTRTEKPKMKREEALQAQGLGSDPAVEV, encoded by the exons ATGGCAACAAGgatgaagctgaagctgaagacTGTATTTGTGCTCTACTTCATGGTTTCTCTGCTGGGCCTGGTCTACGCACTGATGCAGCTTG GTCAGCGCTGTGACTGCACAGAGCATGACCGTACCATATCTCGGCTGCGGGGGGAGCTGCACCATGTTAAGGAGCAGATGAGGAAGTTAGAGGTGACCAAACAACCCCAGAAACAACCAGCCAAGTCCTCCCTGCCTACCATCTTTGTCATCACCCCAACATACGCGAG GCTGGTGCAGAAGGCAGAGCTGACTCGTTTGTCGCAGACGTTCCTCCATGTTCCTCAGCTCCACTGGATTGTGGTGGAGGACTCGCCTCACAAGACACAACTGGTGACCGACCTCCTGTTTAAGAGCGGcctgacatacacacacctacacatgcCCACTGCCAAGGACCGCAAACTACAGGAG GGTGACCCCAGCTGGCTGAAGCCTCGGGGGGTGGAGCAGAGGAATGAGGGTCTACGGTGGCtcagagaagacagaagagCTCAGCCAGGAGGAGACAACCAGCAGGGAGTGGTTTACTTTGCTGATGATGATAACACATACAGCCTGAAGATCTTTGAAGAA ATGAGGAATACTCAGCGAGTGTCAGTGTGGCCGGTGGGGCTGGTTGGAGGGATGAAATACGAGAAGCCAGTGGTTGAAGGAGGAAAG GTCGTCCGCTTTCATACCGGTTGGCGTCCCAGTCGCCCCTTCCCAATGGACATGGCTGGATTTGCAGTGTCCCTCAAACTGGTTCTGGCCAATCCAGAGGCTTGTTTTGATGGAGAGGCACCAATGGGCTTCctggaaagcagcttcctccaggGGTTGGTTACGATGGATGAACTGGAACCCAAAGCAGACAACTGCACTAAA GTACTGGTGTGGCACACACGGACAGAGAAACCgaagatgaagagagaggaggCTCTGCAGGCTCAGGGATTGGGTTCAGACCCTGCTGTGGAGGTCTga
- the LOC113135732 gene encoding uncharacterized protein LOC113135732, giving the protein MTIGKNSRKTSVRSSIRAPKFLDKSSGFYGRLDEPETTEEVRGTKVEGDKVEDGSPTPTVVHSSEADDREEAEGYDFNEGVIEDDGETLLQRKPSRRSSRWRRSSRRKQKEGRAEEDSPRDERPSLSTESPADPQVLDHTMVMTEVETERLKKVEKENEKAGKGKEPALVHFPTREEADDQVLIRDKKRGREWEGEEERKTKRGQEEEMKVVKRNTVKNYRKALDRAFRRGWEAFITNIYSVTLTPVTSSSPPSPSSKKKHQHSSVLAEFQ; this is encoded by the exons atgacAATCGGCAAGAACTCCAGGAAGACCTCTGTCCGGAGCTCCATCAGGGCCCCGAAGTTTCTGGACAAATCCAGTGGCTTCTACGGTCGCCTTGATGAGCCAGAGACTACAGAAGAAGTGAGGGGCACGAAAGTGGAGGGGGATAAGGTAGAGGATGGCAGCCCAACTCCAACTGTGGTGCACAGTTCTGAGGCAGATGACAGGGAAGAGGCAGAGGGATATGACTTCAATGAAGGGGTGATAGAAGACGACGGGGAGACTCTCCTCCAGAGGAAACccagccgccgcagcagcaggtggagaaGAAGCTCCAGGAGGAAGCAGAAAGaggggagagcagaggaggactCACCCCGAGATGAGAGGCCCAGCCTGAGCACGGAAAGTCCAGCTGACCCCCAGGTTCTAGACCATACTATGGTAATGACTGAAGTAGAGACGGAGAGACTTAAAAAGGTAGAGAAAGAAAACGAGAAGGCAGGGAAAGGGAAGGAGCCTGCGCTTGTTCACTTTCCGACTCGAGAGGAAGCGGATGACCAGGTCCTGATCAGAGACAAGAAGAGGGGGAGAGAatgggagggagaggaagagaggaagacgAAAAGGGGacaagaggaggagatgaaggtgGTAAAGAGGAACACAGTGAAGAATTACCGCAag GCCTTGGACAGAGCATTTCGTCGTGGCTGGGAGGCCTTTATCACCAACATCTACAGCGTCACACTCACGCCTGTGACGTCATCCTCGCCACCTTCCCCTTCGTCAAAGAAGAAGCATCAGCACAGCTCCGTCTTGGCAGAGTTTCAGTAG
- the arl2 gene encoding ADP-ribosylation factor-like protein 2 — protein sequence MGLLTILKKMKQKEREMRLLMLGLDNAGKTTILKKFNGEDISTISPTLGFNIKTLEHKGFKLNIWDVGGQKSLRSYWRNYFESTDGLVWVVDSADRLRLEDCGRELSALLLEERLAGATLLVFANKQDLPGALSKEAIQEALALDEIKTHHWCIIGCSAVTGENLLAGVDWLLDDIAARIFTAD from the exons ATGGGTTTGCTGACGATTTTGAAGAAGATGAAGCAGAAGGAGCGGGAAATGAGACTGCTGATGTT AGGGCTGGACAACGCGGGGAAGACGACCATCCTGAAGAAGTTTAACGGGGAGGACATCAGCACCATTTCTCCCACACTGGGCTTCAACATCAAGACACTGGAGCACAAAGG GTTTAAACTAAACATTTGGGACGTGGGGGGTCAGAAGTCGCTTCGCTCCTACTGGAGGAACTACTTTGAGAGCACGGACGGGCTGGTGTGGGTGGTAGACAGCGCGGACAGACTCAGACTGGAGGACTGTGGACGGGAGCTCAGTgcgctgctgctggaggag CGGTTAGCTGGTGCAACGCTGCTGGTTTTTGCCAACAAACAGGATTTACCAGGAGCCCTGTCAAAAGAGGCAATACAAGAG gCACTGGCTCTAGATGAGATTAAAACTCATCACTGGTGCATCATTGGCTGCAGTGCAGTAACGGGAGAGAACCTGTTAGCTGGAGTCGACTGGCTACTTGACGACATTGCTGCAAGGATCTTTACCGCCGACTAA